In the Euphorbia lathyris chromosome 5, ddEupLath1.1, whole genome shotgun sequence genome, one interval contains:
- the LOC136228715 gene encoding auxin-induced in root cultures protein 12-like: MASFLFLSLSLLLLISPALSQNCTSQTFKNNNLYSNCTNLPTLNSFLHYTYNSSNSSLSIAFKAPPSKPSGWVAWGVNLNGTGMVGAQALVSFKSNGSSIVVKKYNIISYRELNETSKLAVDVWDVSAESDSATGDYVIFASVKVPESMEKLNHIWQVGPSVTNGRPDKHDFLPQNLGAKATLELMASTATADGSGNTTGNSSSTGAGYRMKELNAGYQVGVFVVICSLIFGTALW, translated from the coding sequence ATGgcttcctttctttttctttccttatcCCTGCTTCTGCTAATCTCACCCGCCCTTTCACAAAACTGTACCTCACAGACCTTCAAAAACAACAACCTCTACTCTAACTGTACCAACTTACCCACTCTTAATTCCTTCCTACACTACACCTACAATTCCTCCAATTCCTCCCTCTCAATCGCCTTCAAAGCTCCTCCCTCCAAGCCTTCCGGCTGGGTGGCTTGGGGAGTTAACCTCAACGGAACCGGCATGGTTGGGGCTCAGGCGCTTGTTTCTTTTAAATCCAACGGATCATCAATCGTCGTTAAGAAATATAACATCATCTCTTACCGGGAACTCAACGAGACCTCGAAGCTCGCCGTCGATGTTTGGGATGTCAGCGCCGAATCCGATTCCGCAACCGGCGATTATGTGATTTTTGCTTCGGTTAAAGTGCCGGAAAGTATGGAAAAGCTGAATCACATTTGGCAGGTAGGTCCGTCGGTTACGAACGGGAGGCCGGATAAGCACGATTTCCTTCCGCAGAACCTCGGTGCTAAAGCAACACTTGAGCTGATGGCTTCTACAGCAACAGCCGACGGCAGCGGAAATACAACCGGTAATAGTTCCTCTACTGGTGCGGGTTATAGGATGAAGGAATTGAATGCGGGTTATCAAGTTGGGGTGTTTGTTGTTATCTGTAGTTTAATTTTTGGTACAGCTTTATGGTGA